One window of the Thermomicrobiales bacterium genome contains the following:
- a CDS encoding ABC transporter permease → MVSHTQQPATPTEFQAEAMVSRSPHRMVLRRLMEHRLAVFGLAMIVFLGLASAIGPMLTPFDPLFIDFRAKFAPPLTGQHILGGDELGRDLLTRLLVGGRVSLIVGLAAMTLSVTIGAIAGALAGYYGGWIDVLIMRFVDAVLSFPTIFLLLALAAFIKPNLFTITIIIGATAWMEVARIVRGQILSLREQEFVLAARSIGASNSHIIARQLLPNAVAPIVVAATLNIANAILLESYISFLGYGIQPPTASWGNMLNNAQSYFNTAPWVAIFPGVLITLAVTSFNFVGDGLRDALDPRLGKR, encoded by the coding sequence ATGGTGAGTCACACTCAACAGCCTGCCACGCCGACGGAGTTCCAAGCCGAGGCGATGGTCAGCCGGAGCCCCCACCGGATGGTGTTGCGACGCCTGATGGAGCACCGTTTGGCCGTCTTTGGTCTGGCCATGATTGTCTTCCTTGGGCTTGCCAGTGCGATCGGGCCTATGTTGACTCCGTTTGACCCGCTTTTTATCGACTTCAGAGCGAAGTTTGCGCCACCACTAACGGGGCAACACATTCTCGGTGGCGATGAGCTCGGGCGAGATCTGCTGACGCGATTGCTGGTTGGTGGACGGGTCTCTCTGATTGTCGGGCTCGCAGCAATGACGCTCAGTGTCACGATCGGGGCGATCGCGGGCGCGCTCGCCGGCTACTACGGCGGATGGATTGACGTGCTGATTATGCGTTTCGTCGACGCAGTGCTGAGCTTCCCAACCATCTTTTTGCTGCTGGCTCTTGCAGCGTTCATCAAGCCAAACCTGTTCACGATCACCATCATTATTGGCGCCACGGCGTGGATGGAGGTGGCGCGCATTGTCCGCGGTCAGATACTGTCGTTACGCGAGCAGGAATTCGTGCTGGCGGCGCGATCTATCGGTGCTTCGAACTCTCACATCATCGCTCGCCAGTTGTTGCCGAATGCCGTCGCGCCGATCGTCGTCGCGGCGACATTGAATATTGCCAATGCGATTCTGCTCGAGTCATATATCAGCTTCCTCGGCTATGGTATTCAGCCGCCGACCGCGAGCTGGGGGAACATGCTGAATAATGCCCAGAGTTATTTCAATACTGCGCCATGGGTAGCCATCTTCCCTGGCGTG